From the Arvicola amphibius chromosome 2, mArvAmp1.2, whole genome shotgun sequence genome, one window contains:
- the Lrrd1 gene encoding leucine-rich repeat and death domain-containing protein 1, which translates to MSEDEDNSESGRVTRSGSPEESGFIEETPYPLNEAFHYSERRDSSHIYETNPSKGTEQSAASSPNKLNRDEEENKNIPFSDTNIADVTPLSKPEMSRNSMSSETKAMDDYQNVGFPSGENQKEFDLEADNFTVNLEAKGLQEFPTDILKVKYVKYLYLDKNQIKTFQGADPGDLLGLEILSLQENGLPSIPMEIQLLHNLRILNASYNQISCIPKELLQLRNMTQLFLNSNFIEDLPAAGLESLRNLEILSLGKNMLTHIPESLSSLKNLQILNLEYNQLTIFSKSLCFLPKLVSLNLTGNMIGSLPKEVRELKNLETLLMDHNKLTFLSVEIFQLPKIKELQLADNKLEAISNKIENFRQLRLLNLDKNLLKSIPKKISHCVMLEYLSLSDNNIEELPRKIHRLKNLRQLHVNRNKMIKMAEEISHLNNINSLEFSGNQITHIPIEIKNCKKITRVELNNNNIMYFPVGLCALPALDYLSFNGNYISEIPMDISFSKELLHLELNRNKLPIFSEHLCSLTNLEYLDLGKNQIKIIPPCISAMVSLHVLILSGNKFEIFPNELCALKNLQVLDISENYLQKIPSDISKLKKIQKLNFSSNQFTHFPVELCQLQTLEELNMSQTNGKKLTRLPEELSNMTQLKSLDISNNAIKEIPRNIGELRSLVSLHANNNQISSLPPSFLSLKVLQHLDLRGNNLTALPSAIYSLFSLKEINFDDNPLWRPPMEICKGKQLHTIARYLQRADERDEKILEKIFNIVANNVTEINFEFLQQKLNITSSENSLPVKNTTPLNERIYHALIKWKADKSSLLTATALRDQLVRALSMIGAYDIMDKITALNLYTSAIKI; encoded by the exons ATGTCAGAAGATGAGGATAACTCGGAGTCTGGAAGAGTCACTAGATCTGGATCACCGGAGGAGAGTGGATTTATTGAAGAAACACCATATCCCTTAAATGAAGCTTTTCATTATTCAGAAAGGAGAGATTCTAGTCATATTTATGAAACAAATCCTTCAAAGGGCACAGAACAGTCAGCAGCTTCCTCTCCAAACAAACTTAACAGGgatgaagaggaaaataaaaacattccattTTCTGATACAAACATAGCAGATGTCACCCCACTGTCAAAACCAGAAATGTCCCGAAACTCCATGTCATCAGAGACGAAGGCAATGGATGACTATCAAAATGTTGGATTTCCATCTGGGGAAAATCAGAAAGAATTTGACTTAGAGGCAGATAACTTTACAGTTAATCTTGAGGCCAAGGGTTTACAGGAATTCCCTACggacattttaaaagtaaaatatgtaaaatatctgTATTTAGATAAGAATCAAATAAAAACTTTTCAAGGGGCAGATCCAGGAGATCTGCTAGGACTTGAGATTCTGTCCCTGCAAGAAAATGGATTGCCATCAATCCCCATGGAAATTCAGTTGCTTCACAACCTAAGGATACTAAATGCCAGTTACAACCAGATATCATGCATACCTAAGGAACTATTACAACTTAGAAATATGACACAACTctttttaaatagtaattttATTGAGGATTTACCTGCTGCTGGCTTGGAAAGTCTTAGAAATTTGGAAATTTTAAGTTTAGGTAAAAATATGTTAACACATATACCAGAGTCTTTGTCTAGTTTGAAGAACTTACAAATTCTTAATCTGGAATATAACCAATTGACAATATTTTCTAAGTCCCTATGCTTCCTTCCAAAATTGGTTTCACTAAACCTTACTGGAAACATGATAGGCAGTTTGCCAAAAGAAGTTAGGGAGCTGAAAAACTTAGAAACACTTTTAATGGATCATAATAAACTTACCTTTTTGTCTGTGGAAATTTTTCAGCTGcccaaaataaaagaacttcagcTAGCTGACAATAAGTTGGAAGCTATTTCAAACAAAATTGAGAATTTCAGACAACTCAGACTTCTTAATCTTGATAAAAACTTATTGAAAAGCATACCAAAGAAAATTTCCCACTGTGTAATGTTGGAATATCTTAGTCTTAGTGATAATAACATAGAAGAGCTTCCTAGGAAAATCCATAGGCTTAAAAATTTGAGACAGCTTCAtgtgaacagaaataaaatgataaaaatggctGAGGAAATCTCACATCTTAATAACATAAACAGCCTGGAGTTTTCAGGCAATCAAATCACACACATTCCAATTGAAATAAAAAACTgcaaaaaaataaccagagttgaATTAAATAACAACAATATAATGTACTTCCCAGTGGGGTTGTGTGCTTTACCAGCACTTGACTACCTGAGTTTTAATGGAAATTATATTTCAGAAATCCCTATGGATATATCATTTAGTAAGGAGCTGCTTCATCTAGAGTTGAATAGAAACAAACTCCCCATATTTTCAGAGCACTTGTGTTCTCTCACTAATCTTGAATACCTGGATCTTggtaaaaaccaaataaagataATTCCGCCCTGTATCTCTGCCATGGTATCACTCCATGTGCTCATTCTGTCTGGTAATAAGTTTGAAATTTTTCCAAATGAACTGTGTGCTTTAAAAAACTTGCAAGTACTTGatatttcagaaaattacttACAGAAAATACCTTCAGACATCTCTAAACTGAAAAAGATCCAGAAATTAAACTTCTCGAGCAATCAGTTCACACATTTTCCTGTTGAACTGTGCCAACTTCAAACCCTGGAGGAGCTGAATATGAGTCAGACAAATGGGAAAAAG TTAACAAGACTTCCAGAAGAGCTGTCTAATATGACTCAACTCAAATCACTTGATATCTCGAACAATGCCATCAAAGAGATTCCAAGAAATATAGGGGAGTTGAGAAGCCTGGTTAGTCTACATGCAAACAACAATCAAATAAGTTCTCTGCCACCAtcctttctgtctttaaaagttCTACAGCACCTAGACCTCAGAG GAAACAACCTGACAGCTCTGCCTAGTGCTATCTACAGTCTTTTTTCGCTGAAAGAGATAAATTTTGATGACAATCCTTTGTGGAGACCTCCAATGGAAATTTGTAAAGGCAAACAGCTGCACACTATTGCACGCTATCTCCAAAGAGCGGATGAAAGAGATG AAAAAATCTTAGAGAAGATATTCAACATAGTTGCCAACAATGTCACtgaaataaattttgaatttttgcaACAAAAACTGAACATCACAAGCTCAGAAAATAGCCTCCCTGTAAAGAA CACTACTCCATTAAATGAGAGGATCTACCATGCACTTATTAAGTGGAAAGCAGATAAAAGCTCATTACTCACAGCTACTGCCTTAAGAGACCAACTTGTTCGGGCACTAAGTATGATAGGTGCCTATGACATAATGGACAAGATCACAGCTTTGAATCTTTATACAAGTGCCATCAAAATCTAG